The following is a genomic window from Pedobacter sp. KBS0701.
TTAACCTTGCTGGTTGGTTTACTCGCTTTCGCCTCTTTTTTCAAATCGTTTAATGTTATTGACGCTTACTTTCAATCGCAGGTACAGTCTAAATATGTTGTGCAGGTTCAGAATATCTGCCTCATTACCATTTCAATTATCAAAGTTGCCATCATTGTATTGGGCCTGCCTTTAATTTATATCGTTTTTGCTTATGTTTTAGATGGCTTGATCTTGGCCGTAGGCTTAGTTATCGTTTATCAGAAAAAAGGCTTCAGTATTTTTGACTGGACCTTTGATAAACAGCGGGCAAAATCTTTGTTAAGAAAATCTTCTCCATTGATCCTTTCCGCTGTGATGGTCTCCATTTATATGAAAATCGATGTGGTGATGCTTAAAAGCATTGGCAGTAAGGCGATCGGGATTTACAGTTCTGCTCAGAATTTAAGCGAAGCCTGGTATTTTATCCCTGTGGCTATTGTTACCTCAGTATTCCCTGCGCTGTTAAATGCAAGGAAAACGGATATAGACCGTTACCAAAAACGCCTTAAAAATCTTTACGATCTGCTCGTTTTTATAAGCCTTCCGGTTGCTTTATTCATCAGCTTTTTTGCGGCTGATATTATCCATTTGATTTACAGGGGAAAATACGATGGGGCCGGCCCAATGCTTTCCATCCATATATGGTCGGGTATTTTTGTTTTTCTGGGTACGGCTAGTTCTCAATATTTAGTAGCAGAGGGTTTTACTAAAATCTCATTTTATAGAACGGCCGCTGGCGCAATGGTCAATATATTTCTAAATCTTTGGCTTATCCCAAAATATGGCGGCGTAGGAGCGTCTTTTGCAACGCTTATTGCCTGTTTTGTTTCAACATTTTATCTTTTATTAATTCCTAAAACACGTCAACAAGGTATAATGATGTTAAAATCATTATTTTTGGTCACCGCATTTCAAAAAATATTTAAACTTTGAGTACTCTTAAAGCATTAAGCACATTAATTGCAAAGCCTAGCAGGCTTAAGGCATTATTATCATACGGACATAAGGGCTACCTGAACAGCATTGGCTGGTTTACAGCCTTTGACAAAAAACAGGCCGTAGACGGACAGGGGAAGGCTTTACCTTGGGTAACCTATTCGTTTATCGATTTTATTAAGGAGCGAATAAACAAAACACAGCACATTTTCGAATATGGCTCTGGCAGTTCTACTATTTTTTATGCAGAAAGAGCTGGCTCAGTAACCTCTGTTGAACACGATAAAGGCTGGTTTGATAAAGTAAAAAATACAAGTCCGGCCAATGCAGAAATGATCTTCTGCCAATTAGAAAAAGATGGTGAATACGCTAAAAAAGCAACTTTGCTCAATAAAAAGTTCGATATTATTATTGTTGACGGACGGGACCGGGTAAACTGTTGTAAGTACAGCGTTGATGCTTTATCAGCAAATGGGGTATTGGTTTTGGATGACAGCGAGCGTGAGGTGTATAAGCCTGCACGTGTGCTATTGAAAGAACAGGGATTTAAGGAGATAAGTTTCAGCGGTATTTCGCCAGGTCTTTTTTACGAAAAAGCAACTTCAGTTTTCTACAAGCAGCATAATTGTTTAGGCATTTAATCAGTCAGGATCATGTTAAGCGAAGAAGTAAAAACAGCCTACGATAATTTTTATACCAACAGCGATGTGGCCTGGAGAATGCTTGGTGCAAAATATAAAGCCCAGAACATTGTTGATGTATGCAAAGGACTAAAACCTAAAAAAGTACTTGAGGTTGGTGCCGGAGATGGCAGTATTTTACATTTTTTAAATGAATGGCATTTCGCACCAGAACTTTATGCTTTAGAAATTGCACAAAGTGGTGTAGATATTATAAGGGATCGTAAGCTCGCCAGTTTAAAAGAAGCACAAACTTTCGATGGATATAAAATCCCTTATGAAGATGATACTTTCGATTTGATTATTCTTGCTCACGTTTTAGAACATGTGGAACATGAGCGGATCCTGATCCGTGAATTGAAAAGAGTTGCAAAATATATTGTAGTAGAGGTACCTAAAGACTATCGCTTTGGTGTAGACGAAAGAATGAAACACTTTTTGGATTATGGTCACATCAACATGTATACGCCAACATCTTTAAGGTTTTTGCTGCAAAGCGAAGGGTTGGAAATTTTAGAAGATAAGGTTTCGATGACTGCTCCTGAAACAGTAAAATTTAATGAGTTTATCAATAGAAAAGCACCTAAAACATTTTCTAAAAACTTAAAAATTGAATTGGAATACCGGATTAAGAAAACCCTGGGTAACTTATTCGGCAGGAAAAAACAGGAACAGTTTGCCAATGCCTATACCGTGTTAACCAAAAAGTCTGACCATAACCTGCAGATATTTTAGTGATTATGTGAATACAGAGCGCAAGATATATCCAAACTTATATGAAACTTAAACTTCTTATGTGGTGAAACCGTAACTGGATATACTATATCTTATAATACTTTGAATTTTATTCTGGCCATTTAACCATATAAGGAATAGAAGAAAATATAAGCGTATTGCTCTTACTCCCAAAATTAATTTAATATATTGCAATAGAAATTAAATTCTGTTAAAAATACATCCCCAGTTAATTATTAATAAAAAATAGAGGATGTTGTTAACTAGAAATTACTTAAAGGACTTAGTTTCCAAGGTAAACGGAGCAGCCATCGAGGTACACAGGACATTAGGCCCAGGGCTTTTAGAATGCACTTATCATAAATGCATGATTCACGAGCTGGAAATCAGAAATGTTAATTTCAAATCTGAGTTAACTATCCCAATAGATTATAAAGGGTTAATAATTGATTCAGAACTAAGGTGTGATTTATTAATTGAAGACTCTCTAGTTGTTGAATTTAAAGCTGTTGAAAACGTTGTACCAATCCATGTAACTTATATGAAACTACTAAAATTGCCTCTTGGACTAATGATAAATTTTAATTGTTTGCATATCTTTTCAGAAGGCCAAAAAACATATGTAAACGAGATATATGAATCAATTTATTGATATACTTTTGTCATAGCTTATACGAAACTTAAATTTCTTATATAGTAAAAATGCCTAGCCCGCTTATTGATAAGCTTAATTGATAAATATAAATGCAAAGCCTTGCCCCAATAGCACTTTTCGTATACAATCGTCCGCAGCATACCGAGCGTACGTTACAATTTCTGCAACAAAATGAACTTGCTGCACAAAGCCATTTGTATATTTTTTCTGATGGTGCCAAAACCGACCTGGATAAAGAAAAAGTTACTGCAGTAAGAAAAATCATCAAAAAAGCAGATGGTTTTAAGTCGGTTAAAGTAATTGAAAGTAAGGTTAATGCAGGCTTAGCCAATGCGGTAATTGCAGGGGTAACCCAATTAATAGCAGAATACGATCAGGTAATTGTGTTTGAAGATGACCTCATTACCTCTCCGCATACCTTATCGTATTTCAATAACGCTTTGAACCATTACCGCGAAGAAGAAAAAGTAATGCATATTGGAGCCTATATGTATCCTTTAAAATCAGATAACCTTTCACCATCTTTTTTCTACAGGGCAGCAACAAGCTGGGGCTGGGCAACATGGGGAAGAGCATGGAAAAACTTTGAACCGGATATAAACATTCTTATCAAACAGTTTGATAAAAAGAAAAGGACTGCATTTTCCATCGACAATAAAATGAATTTCTGGAAACAAATGCAGGAATTTAAAAGAGGTAAAAACAATAGCTGGGCCATAAGATGGTATGCTTCTATCTTTTTAAAAGGAGGTATCACACTTAATCCATCACAATCACTCGTTAACAATATTGGTCACGATGGCACGGGCGTACACTCTGGAATAAACGATATCTATAACGTAATTATCAACCCCAAACCAATTGTAGAATTCCCTACTGTTATCGCCGAAGACCCCATCGCATACAAAGCCATCAAGAGCTTTTTGGTTAAGCGAAAAGGCAACATGGTAACGCGGGTCAGGCGTTTTGTAAAAGAAAAGCTGGCACAATATTTTTCCAAACAATAACAATTGGCAGTCTGTCCGCTAATCAAAAATAGCTGATATAGCTCAACGTTGTGGTCAATTAAAAAAAATGACAAACCTTTTTTAATTGCTCATGTTGCTTTTATACATCGAAACTATAAAAATAAAAAACATGAAAACGACAACAGAAACAGCAGAAGTATTAAACGATTTGATTCAAATTAATAATGATCGTATTGAAGGTTACGAAAAAGCCCGCCAGGAATTAAAAGATGAAGATGCCGACTTAAAAACGTTGTTCTTAAATATGATAGGTGAAAGTCAAAAATATAAAATGGCATTGGCAACAGAAGTATCGGCTTTAGGTGAGGATATTGAAACAGGAACAACCAATTCGGGCAAAATCTACAGGGCCTGGATGGATGTTAAAGCACTTTTTACCGGACACGACCGTAAAACTGTTTTAAACAATTGTGAGTTTGGAGAGGACGCTGCACAGAATGCATACAAAATGGCCTTAGAGGAAGAAAATATCCCTTCAAATATCAGAGAACTGATTTCTGATCAAAAAGCATCATTAAGAACATCTCACGATGAAATTAAAAGATTACGTGATGCTCAGGCATAAAATAAATTAAAACATAAAATGAAAACCTCCTTCGAATGATTAATCCGAAGGAGGTTTTTCTTATAATTGCTTCGTCATCTCAACTGGAGCAACGCGTAATGGAGAGATCTATCCAGAAGGATTTCTCCACTTCATTGCATTCCGCCCGAAATTACCTCGATGGCAGAATAAATTAGTTACTTACGATTCTAATTCCCGATCTAAATGTTCAGTAACGCGCTGAATCGTATTATCAATAGTATTACTTAAAATAGTGAGGTAAGAGCCCTTCTTAGCATTTTCAATAGCGATCTGTAAACAAGCTGTACTCTTATTGTTTACTATAATCTCTTTATTTGGATCTACTTCTTTAATTCCTTTCACTAATAAATCAACCAGTTCTTGCTGCTGTCTTCCACGAAGATATTTCTCCTGACAAACATAAATTTTATCAAACATCTGTGCTGAAATCCGGGCCGTTTCGATAATGTCTTCATCCCTTCTGTCACCAGTTGCCGAAATAATACCTACATGTTCAGTCGCTTCTACCCCTTGCAAGAAACCTTTTACACCATTAAATCCGTCAGGATTATGCGCAAAATCGACCAGTACTTTAAAATCTTTGAACCTGAAAATATTCATCCTGCCTGGCGTATGTGCTGCTGAAGGGATAAAGGTTTCTAATGATAAACGGATATCTTCAGGTTTATAGCCCCATAAATAGGCTGCCAATGTTGCTGCAAGTACATTCTGGATCATAAAGTTTACAGAACCACCAAACGTTAAAGGAATATGGGTGGCTTTATCTACCCTTAATTTCCAGTCGCCGGTTTTGATGGTGATGTACCCATTTTCATAAATGGCAGCAATACCGCCTTTTCTACAATGTTCTTTAACTACAGGATTATTTTCATCCATGCTGAAATAAGCAACATTACAACGGGCCTCTTTAGCAATGCGAACGCAATAACCGTTATCCGCATTCAATACTGCCCAACCTTTACGGCGCACCGCCCCAATTACAACGGCTTTAACCCGGGTTAAATCGTCAAGATTGTGGATATCAGAAAGGCCAAGGTGATCTTCCTGGATGTTGGTAACCACACCAATATCGCAGGCATTAAAGCCCAAACCGGCCCTTAAAATTCCGCCACGGGCAGTTTCCAATACCGCAAACTCTACTGTGGGGTCTTTCAAAATAAATTCTGCACTTACCGGGCCAGTGGTATCACCTTTCATCAACATGGTATTGTGCACATAAACACCATCACTGGTGGTAAAACCGACACGTTTACCGTTGCTGCGGATAATGTGCGCAATCAAGCGGGTAGTAGTAGTTTTTCCGTTGGTTCCGGTTACGGCAATAATTGGGATCTGTGATAATTTACCCTGTGGATAAAGCATATCAATAACCGGTGCCGCAACGTTACGCGGTAAACCTTCACTTGGTGCCAGGTGCATCCTGAAACCAGGTGCAGCATTAACTTCTAACACCACACCACCATTTTCGGTTAAGGGTTGGGTGAGGTTCTGTGCCATGATGTCAATACCGCAAATATCCAATCCGATCACCCTCGAAATCCTTTCACAGATAAAAATATTCTGTGGATGAACAATGTCTGTTACATCAATTGATGTTCCTCCTGTACTTAAATTGGCGGTCGATTTTAAATAAACCACCTCTCCTTTTTCTGGAATGGTTTCTAAGGTATATTCTTTTTTAGCTAATAAATCCAGGGTATCACGGTCGACAGCTATTTCTGTTAACACATTTTCATGGCCATAACCACGACGTGGATCTTCATTCTCCTTATCAATTAATTCCTGGATGGTATGGATTCCGTTCCCTTTTACATGAGCCGGATCACGTTGTGCCGCAGCAACTACCTTATGGTCGATTACCAGAACCCGGAAGTCAAATCCGGTAATGAATTTTTCTATAATTACCCTTCTCGAATACGTTTTGGCATATTCAAAGGCAGCCACAGCATCTTCCATTGTTTTCACGTTAATGGTTGCACCTTTTCCGTGGTTGCCATCAAGTGGTTTAAAAACTAAAGGAAATCCAACCTTTTTAACAGACGCCTCGAGATCGTCAGGATTTGAAATGGTTACCCCTGAGGCCACCGGAATGGCAGCTTCGGTGAGCAAACGTTTCGTTTCTTCCTTGTTGCTGGCAAGATCTACAGCAATGCTACTGGTTTTTTCGGTCATAGTGGCCCTAAAACGCACCTGATTTTTACCATAACCCAATTGCACCAATGAACTTTTGTTCAATCTTATCCATGGAATACTTCTTTTTACCGCTTCTTCTACAATCGAACCTGTACTTGGGCCTAAG
Proteins encoded in this region:
- a CDS encoding flippase; protein product: MKLPAIKGFDEEAFNKYLKNTGWVIFGKGLSLIVNVLITSYLGPILFGDLSFGLSLVAILAAVGALGLDTFIIREIIQEPAKRDEILGTSLWLRITTNALLIPIAVGIYLVSHNLSSNPGQPLTLLVGLLAFASFFKSFNVIDAYFQSQVQSKYVVQVQNICLITISIIKVAIIVLGLPLIYIVFAYVLDGLILAVGLVIVYQKKGFSIFDWTFDKQRAKSLLRKSSPLILSAVMVSIYMKIDVVMLKSIGSKAIGIYSSAQNLSEAWYFIPVAIVTSVFPALLNARKTDIDRYQKRLKNLYDLLVFISLPVALFISFFAADIIHLIYRGKYDGAGPMLSIHIWSGIFVFLGTASSQYLVAEGFTKISFYRTAAGAMVNIFLNLWLIPKYGGVGASFATLIACFVSTFYLLLIPKTRQQGIMMLKSLFLVTAFQKIFKL
- a CDS encoding class I SAM-dependent methyltransferase translates to MSTLKALSTLIAKPSRLKALLSYGHKGYLNSIGWFTAFDKKQAVDGQGKALPWVTYSFIDFIKERINKTQHIFEYGSGSSTIFYAERAGSVTSVEHDKGWFDKVKNTSPANAEMIFCQLEKDGEYAKKATLLNKKFDIIIVDGRDRVNCCKYSVDALSANGVLVLDDSEREVYKPARVLLKEQGFKEISFSGISPGLFYEKATSVFYKQHNCLGI
- a CDS encoding class I SAM-dependent methyltransferase, producing the protein MLSEEVKTAYDNFYTNSDVAWRMLGAKYKAQNIVDVCKGLKPKKVLEVGAGDGSILHFLNEWHFAPELYALEIAQSGVDIIRDRKLASLKEAQTFDGYKIPYEDDTFDLIILAHVLEHVEHERILIRELKRVAKYIVVEVPKDYRFGVDERMKHFLDYGHINMYTPTSLRFLLQSEGLEILEDKVSMTAPETVKFNEFINRKAPKTFSKNLKIELEYRIKKTLGNLFGRKKQEQFANAYTVLTKKSDHNLQIF
- a CDS encoding GxxExxY protein gives rise to the protein MLLTRNYLKDLVSKVNGAAIEVHRTLGPGLLECTYHKCMIHELEIRNVNFKSELTIPIDYKGLIIDSELRCDLLIEDSLVVEFKAVENVVPIHVTYMKLLKLPLGLMINFNCLHIFSEGQKTYVNEIYESIY
- a CDS encoding glycosyltransferase, whose amino-acid sequence is MQSLAPIALFVYNRPQHTERTLQFLQQNELAAQSHLYIFSDGAKTDLDKEKVTAVRKIIKKADGFKSVKVIESKVNAGLANAVIAGVTQLIAEYDQVIVFEDDLITSPHTLSYFNNALNHYREEEKVMHIGAYMYPLKSDNLSPSFFYRAATSWGWATWGRAWKNFEPDINILIKQFDKKKRTAFSIDNKMNFWKQMQEFKRGKNNSWAIRWYASIFLKGGITLNPSQSLVNNIGHDGTGVHSGINDIYNVIINPKPIVEFPTVIAEDPIAYKAIKSFLVKRKGNMVTRVRRFVKEKLAQYFSKQ
- a CDS encoding PA2169 family four-helix-bundle protein — protein: MKTTTETAEVLNDLIQINNDRIEGYEKARQELKDEDADLKTLFLNMIGESQKYKMALATEVSALGEDIETGTTNSGKIYRAWMDVKALFTGHDRKTVLNNCEFGEDAAQNAYKMALEEENIPSNIRELISDQKASLRTSHDEIKRLRDAQA
- the cphA gene encoding cyanophycin synthetase — its product is MKILNIQVLRGPNIWSISRKKLIQMRLDLEDLEQKPTNVIEGFSERIEKLLPSMFTHRCSKGVEGGFFTRVKEGTWMGHVIEHIALEIQTLAGMETGFGRTRMTKTEGIYNVVFSYLEEKVGVYSAEAAVRIAEALINNEEYDLEHDIRRMKEIRELEALGPSTGSIVEEAVKRSIPWIRLNKSSLVQLGYGKNQVRFRATMTEKTSSIAVDLASNKEETKRLLTEAAIPVASGVTISNPDDLEASVKKVGFPLVFKPLDGNHGKGATINVKTMEDAVAAFEYAKTYSRRVIIEKFITGFDFRVLVIDHKVVAAAQRDPAHVKGNGIHTIQELIDKENEDPRRGYGHENVLTEIAVDRDTLDLLAKKEYTLETIPEKGEVVYLKSTANLSTGGTSIDVTDIVHPQNIFICERISRVIGLDICGIDIMAQNLTQPLTENGGVVLEVNAAPGFRMHLAPSEGLPRNVAAPVIDMLYPQGKLSQIPIIAVTGTNGKTTTTRLIAHIIRSNGKRVGFTTSDGVYVHNTMLMKGDTTGPVSAEFILKDPTVEFAVLETARGGILRAGLGFNACDIGVVTNIQEDHLGLSDIHNLDDLTRVKAVVIGAVRRKGWAVLNADNGYCVRIAKEARCNVAYFSMDENNPVVKEHCRKGGIAAIYENGYITIKTGDWKLRVDKATHIPLTFGGSVNFMIQNVLAATLAAYLWGYKPEDIRLSLETFIPSAAHTPGRMNIFRFKDFKVLVDFAHNPDGFNGVKGFLQGVEATEHVGIISATGDRRDEDIIETARISAQMFDKIYVCQEKYLRGRQQQELVDLLVKGIKEVDPNKEIIVNNKSTACLQIAIENAKKGSYLTILSNTIDNTIQRVTEHLDRELES